The Paenibacillus dendritiformis region CATCTGAAGGATTTACAGGTGCCTTAACAGATAATCGGAACTTTCGCCCCCCTCTTCCGTGTGCCGTACCGGGAGATTCCAGCGCGTCGAGAACAATTTCAAAAGCCCCCTTGACACTTGCTATGTGTTGTAACTATAATAGTTACACCGTGAGGGTGTCAGTAATGAAACTAAGCAGCAGATTTTCCAAAGCGGTTCACATTCTTTCATTGCTTGTTCCAGCCAAGGATGCGCACTGCACGTCGGAATGGATTGCTGGCAGCGTCGGAACGAATCCGGTTATCGGAAAATAAAGTGAACCCATTTTTTTTGGAATGGTTGTAATAAAGTTGGTTACAACACCAAATCTCGAAATCCATTGAAAGGAGAGTCGTGGATTACGACGTGCATGACATGCTGGTAGCCAAAATCGTTATCAATATAAGGAAGAGGGAGATTTGACGATGTTTAGTAAGAAATCATCGATGGGAATTATTTTGTTGCTTTGTATCACGTTATTGCTGAGCGCATGCTCCGGCGAGGCGAGTACGACGAATACCGCGAGCGAAGGAACTCAGACGCCGGCGGCGGACCTCAAGATCACGCCGTTCAACCCTGGAGAAAACGGCCTCTTCTCCGTCACCTCGAGCCTGATCGAAGGACCGAACGAGGTACTGCTCGTCGATGCTCAGATCGAAAAGAACAATGCCGAGCAACTGGTCAAGATGATCCGCGACACCGGAAAGAAGCTGACTACGGTTTATATCAGCCACCAGGATCCGGATTTCTACTTCGGCCTGTCGACGATCCGCGAGGTATTTCCCGACGTAAAGATCGTTGCCACCCCGGCCACTGTGGAAGGGATCAAGGCAACCATCCAGCTCAAAAGCGATTTCTGGAGTCCGATCCTGAAAGAAAACGCCCCAACCGCGCTGATCGTTCCTGATGTCCTTGACGGGGATAAACTGACGGTCGATGGCGAAACCGTGCAGGTGATCGGTCTCGACGGTTCGGATCCGTCTCATACTGTCCTTTGGGTTCCGTCGAAAAAGACCATCCTGGGCGGTGTGCCGATCTACGAGAACCTGCATGTCTGGATGGCAGACAACCAGACCCCGGAGAGCCGTGACCACTGGCGGGAGATTCTGGAGCGGATTCTTGCCCTGAAGCCGGAACGGGTTATCCCGGGCCATTACCTGGACAAGAGCTCCGAAGATACATCCAGCATCGTCTTTACCCGTGACTATATTGCAGAATTTGAAGCTGCGGCGAAGCAGGCCAAGAATTCCGCTGAGCTGAGTGCAGCGATGCAGAAGGCCCATCCGGACTTAAAGAACACAAGTGATCTGGAATTGGGCGCCCAGGTGATCAAGGGTGAGCGTTCCTGGCCATGATATAACGCCGACGGCCGGTAGCTGACGGCCTTGAACTGTGGCCCTTAACGTGGACAGTATAAAAAAAGCACTACGTTGCCAGAAGATGATTCCTATATTCGTTAGGGGTCATCTTCTTTAATGTCCACTGATATCGCTCAGTGTCGTAAAAGTGAATGTACTCATTAATGCGGGTACGAAGCTCGTCAAGTGCAGTAACAGAGTGGTTGTTAGAATACCGCGTGAAAAAAATAGTAAAAACGTATTGACATTGGAGTTTGCTCCAATGTTATTTTTGATGTATGGAAAAACAATATTCTATAAAAGAGGTTTCACGGATACTTGGTATTCCGAAGGATACGCTTCGGTACTATGACCGTATTGGACTCGTATCACCGTCCCGGGAACACAATTCTTACCGCAGTTATTCTAAGGAGGACCTCATCGATTTGATGAATATTCAAATCATGAAGTATGCGGACTTTTCTCTAGAAGAAATCAAAGAGAAGTTTCAATTCCACAGAATGCAGAGTGTAGATCCTGCTTATTACCAGGAGGTCGCTGAATTCCTTGATTCCAAAAAAGCAGAAACGCTCAAAAAAATTGCACATCTTGAAAAGGTCAGTCAGTTGCTAGACGTAGCAATTGAATCACTAAGGGACTTTAATCATGAAAGTGACCAGCGGCTGGCAGCGTTCGTTCGGGAGATTTACCGGGATCTGCACAAGAAGGATCCTGGAATAACTAAGGAGGATTGTGATGGACGTGAAAATTAAAAATTTTTACTATCTGATTGCTGGCGTTCTTGCAATACTGTTTGCCGTTACACACGCATGGAACGGGCAATCCGCTGTACTGCCGATGCTCTTGGTGAATGATATAGCCATGGATACACGGATAGTATTTAGGTATGTCTGGCATATTATCACTGCGGAGAATCTGATCTTCGGCATTGTATTCATTATCCTATCATTTCAAAGCGAGCGATCGAAGATCCGGTCTGCTGCATGGATAATCGTGTCACTTCTGCTCGTTCGTCTGATTGTCATTCTTGGTGTAACGGCATATTATGATGTTTCGGCACTTACGGACACATTAATTGATTCGATTGCCATCCTAATCTATGTCGCTTTCATCATACTGGGCATAAGAATGAAGAAAAAAGAGTTCGGAGGTCAATCACCACAATCCAGTAGGAAAGTTTAAAGAACTAACTGGGGGGCGTATCACTGCCAGTGATCGCAACACGCTAACGGGAAACGTTAGCTCAATAAATTGGCTTTTACCACTTTTGAGCAGATGCTAAAATACATGTGTACCAGTTAACCTCCGAGTCTAATGTGGCCTCCGAAATCGGATACCGATCTGGCGACTATCGGCTCCTCCGCTTATCGGGTCTATCGCTATGAAGTCTACTATCAAGCTCAAGTTGGGGATACATTAGCCCAGATTAAAACGCAGCTCAATGCTGCATAGGGATACTGTCATATTTTTCAACTCCAAAATTATTGAATCGATTATTGGCAAGTATGTTATATATAAACAAACCAAAAGAAAAACCACCGGTTCCTCCGCAATGCACAATCACCCGCATCAGGGGAAGAGAACCGATGGTTTATCCCTAATTCAATACATCACTGCCCATGACCGCTGTTACCTCTTGTTTTCCTCGTATTGAAAAGGCGCTTCGAATGAATAAATGTCGTGGAAAAATCCTCTATACGGGATGTCTTCCTCCAAACATTTGATAAGGTACAACAATGCTTCGTCGCACTCCACTTGCTCTCCGTTATGTTGTGCCACCTCAAATGCGTCAATCATATTCTCCAAGATTTGGGTGGTAGTTTTATCCAGTAGTAATTTCAATGCCTTAGATATTCTCACTAGCGTTGCATAAACATTGACAGACAATTCAGATAATTAGCATCTACCATGAGAACCAAAAGGTCGAGCAGCCACTAAAGGTAGCACTGTCCATTTGAAAATTTATGTATATTTACTTGGCTTTTGCGTCAGACAACGCCCTTCGGGCCGGCTCGGTTACGTGGGTTCTAACCGCTTTCGTCCTGCCGACTTGCGGCTCGGTTTTCGCTTCATACGCCCGATCCACTGTGCATAGGGCTTCTAAATCAGAGCCTTCAGCCACCGCTGGATT contains the following coding sequences:
- a CDS encoding MerR family transcriptional regulator, encoding MEKQYSIKEVSRILGIPKDTLRYYDRIGLVSPSREHNSYRSYSKEDLIDLMNIQIMKYADFSLEEIKEKFQFHRMQSVDPAYYQEVAEFLDSKKAETLKKIAHLEKVSQLLDVAIESLRDFNHESDQRLAAFVREIYRDLHKKDPGITKEDCDGREN
- a CDS encoding MBL fold metallo-hydrolase is translated as MFSKKSSMGIILLLCITLLLSACSGEASTTNTASEGTQTPAADLKITPFNPGENGLFSVTSSLIEGPNEVLLVDAQIEKNNAEQLVKMIRDTGKKLTTVYISHQDPDFYFGLSTIREVFPDVKIVATPATVEGIKATIQLKSDFWSPILKENAPTALIVPDVLDGDKLTVDGETVQVIGLDGSDPSHTVLWVPSKKTILGGVPIYENLHVWMADNQTPESRDHWREILERILALKPERVIPGHYLDKSSEDTSSIVFTRDYIAEFEAAAKQAKNSAELSAAMQKAHPDLKNTSDLELGAQVIKGERSWP
- a CDS encoding IS3 family transposase, translated to MFFTRYSNNHSVTALDELRTRINEYIHFYDTERYQWTLKKMTPNEYRNHLLAT